One genomic region from candidate division KSB1 bacterium encodes:
- a CDS encoding methyltransferase domain-containing protein — translation MTTRSFSKAQPGVLPVFQSRSQTKTFYNRISKFYDLLAYPSEAPVRRIALARLASRSGEKILEIGFGTGHCLTEIAKVVGVTGKVYGVDLSEEMMKRGKKLLEKQNLAKRAELVCSDAIDLPYQDNFLDAVFMSFTLELFDTPEIPKVLQECMRVLRPSGRIVVAGLSKEGKQTLLIKAFEWTHQHFPKFLDCRPIYVRRALVDAGFKITEISRKQMWLPVEIALGIKPI, via the coding sequence ATGACTACTCGGTCATTTAGTAAAGCCCAACCCGGGGTTCTACCAGTTTTTCAATCCCGTTCTCAAACCAAAACATTTTATAATCGAATCAGCAAATTTTATGACCTTCTTGCATACCCTAGTGAAGCGCCGGTACGTAGGATCGCTCTCGCGAGACTGGCATCGAGATCAGGAGAAAAAATATTAGAAATCGGTTTTGGGACAGGCCACTGCCTCACAGAAATCGCAAAAGTAGTGGGAGTGACTGGTAAGGTTTATGGTGTAGATTTATCAGAGGAAATGATGAAACGTGGCAAAAAACTCTTAGAGAAGCAGAACCTAGCTAAACGAGCAGAATTGGTTTGTAGCGACGCGATCGACCTGCCTTATCAAGACAACTTTCTGGATGCGGTTTTTATGAGCTTTACATTGGAATTATTCGATACGCCGGAAATTCCAAAAGTTCTGCAGGAATGTATGCGAGTTTTACGACCGTCTGGTCGAATTGTCGTCGCGGGACTGTCTAAGGAAGGAAAGCAAACTTTATTGATTAAAGCATTTGAGTGGACACATCAACATTTTCCGAAATTCCTCGATTGTCGTCCTATATATGTGCGGCGGGCTTTAGTAGATGCGGGCTTTAAGATTACTGAAATTAGCAGAAAACAAATGTGGCTACCTGTTGAAATTGCTTTGGGGATAAAACCGATTTGA
- a CDS encoding ZIP family metal transporter: MEWFKNLDPIFQALLATCFTWFVTGLGAGVVFIFKNINRKVLDGMLGFASGVMIAASFWSLLAPAIEMAEESNIPAWIPAVVGFLLGGVFLSILDKVLPHLHIGFPMKEAEGLKTSWRRSILLVLAITLHNIPEGLAVGVAFGALNENLPSVSLSGAITLALGIGIQNFPEGAAVSVPLRREGMSCFKSFWYGQLSGIVEPIAGVLGAAAVILIKPILPYALSFAAGAMIFVVVEELIPESQLEKNTDLATMCTMLGFAVMMTLDIALG; this comes from the coding sequence ATTGAGTGGTTTAAAAATCTAGATCCAATATTTCAAGCTTTATTAGCAACGTGTTTTACCTGGTTCGTAACCGGCTTAGGGGCTGGAGTCGTTTTTATTTTTAAAAACATTAATAGAAAAGTCTTAGATGGCATGCTTGGATTTGCTTCGGGCGTCATGATTGCTGCGAGTTTTTGGTCACTTCTGGCACCAGCAATAGAAATGGCAGAGGAATCAAACATACCTGCTTGGATTCCTGCGGTAGTGGGATTTTTGTTAGGCGGAGTATTCCTCAGTATTTTAGACAAGGTGTTACCTCACCTCCACATTGGATTTCCGATGAAAGAAGCTGAAGGTCTTAAAACAAGCTGGCGTAGGAGTATTCTTTTAGTGCTTGCAATAACTCTACATAATATACCAGAAGGGTTGGCGGTTGGTGTTGCATTCGGTGCTTTAAATGAGAATTTGCCTTCTGTATCATTATCTGGTGCAATTACGTTAGCTCTGGGTATTGGCATCCAAAATTTTCCAGAGGGCGCAGCAGTTTCAGTCCCCCTGCGTAGAGAAGGTATGTCTTGTTTTAAAAGCTTTTGGTATGGACAATTATCCGGAATTGTTGAACCCATTGCAGGTGTCCTTGGTGCAGCAGCGGTAATATTAATAAAACCTATTCTACCGTACGCTCTATCATTTGCTGCAGGAGCCATGATATTTGTGGTTGTTGAAGAATTGATACCGGAATCACAGTTAGAAAAAAACACAGATCTTGCAACAATGTGTACAATGCTTGGATTTGCTGTCATGATGACATTAGATATAGCTTTAGGTTAA
- a CDS encoding radical SAM protein: protein MAVHLDPKNYYRLPWSLTDNAISWLEPTWKCNIVCEGCYRINDPRGHKSLEQIKEELAVFKKFRTTDGVSIAGGEPLIHPEIVEIVRMVAEDGQKPILNTNGVALTKELLQELKKAGAKGFTFHVDSKQSRPHWKNKNELELCTLREQFAEMLHQIGGLSCAFNSTVYEDTLPYVPDLVDWAQKHIDKVHVMVFIAYRAAELDGRFDYYAGAEKVDLGEIPYTTSSDRKVDILSTDIYELLKKRFPDFDSAAYLNGNNKPDSFKWLLGGRLGTRERIYGYVGPKFMEVSQIFHHLRHGHYLAYTEPKIHRRGKSMLLLSAIDAKVRRIAKKYFLSVLANPIRLFKRLRYQSIMIIQPPDVLEDGTQNMCDGCPDMTVLNGKLVWSCRMEEPLRYGCFVHTVPKEVEKVATCD from the coding sequence GTGGCTGTACATTTAGATCCAAAAAATTACTATCGACTCCCCTGGAGCCTCACCGATAACGCTATCTCCTGGCTCGAACCAACCTGGAAATGCAATATCGTTTGCGAAGGGTGTTACCGCATCAATGATCCTCGCGGGCATAAATCCCTAGAACAAATCAAAGAAGAACTGGCTGTTTTCAAGAAATTTCGGACAACCGACGGCGTCTCCATTGCGGGCGGCGAGCCGCTCATTCATCCGGAAATAGTCGAGATCGTGCGCATGGTCGCTGAAGATGGCCAGAAACCCATTCTTAACACCAACGGCGTAGCTTTGACCAAAGAGCTTTTGCAGGAGCTCAAAAAAGCAGGAGCGAAAGGATTTACGTTTCATGTCGACAGCAAACAAAGCCGGCCGCATTGGAAAAACAAAAACGAGTTGGAATTGTGTACACTTCGTGAACAATTCGCTGAAATGCTGCACCAAATTGGCGGCCTCTCCTGCGCCTTCAATTCTACGGTTTACGAGGACACTTTGCCATATGTGCCAGACCTGGTAGATTGGGCCCAGAAGCATATCGACAAAGTGCATGTCATGGTTTTTATCGCCTACCGCGCCGCCGAATTGGACGGACGATTTGACTACTATGCCGGGGCAGAAAAGGTCGACTTAGGTGAAATTCCCTACACTACCTCCAGTGATAGAAAGGTAGATATTTTGTCCACCGACATTTATGAACTGCTTAAAAAACGTTTTCCTGACTTTGACAGCGCTGCTTATCTCAACGGCAATAACAAACCCGATTCCTTCAAATGGCTGCTCGGCGGGCGACTTGGAACCAGGGAGCGAATTTACGGTTACGTTGGACCTAAATTCATGGAGGTTTCGCAGATATTCCACCATCTGCGCCACGGACACTACCTGGCTTACACCGAGCCAAAGATTCACCGCCGGGGCAAGTCCATGCTGCTGTTATCTGCCATCGATGCGAAGGTTCGCCGAATTGCGAAGAAGTATTTTCTCTCAGTCCTGGCGAATCCAATTCGGCTCTTCAAGCGGCTGCGCTACCAGTCGATCATGATCATCCAGCCGCCGGATGTTCTCGAGGACGGCACGCAAAATATGTGTGACGGCTGCCCGGACATGACGGTCTTGAATGGCAAACTGGTCTGGTCTTGCCGTATGGAGGAGCCGCTGCGGTACGGCTGTTTCGTGCATACAGTGCCAAAGGAGGTAGAAAAAGTTGCAACATGTGACTAA
- a CDS encoding class I SAM-dependent methyltransferase, which yields MQHVTNTSRSDTVEMSPSSLTNSINEDCRSLQAKYDITGRFYDILDYPWERQYRRWRPGLLKDVRGKALEAGVGTGRNLKYYHPGVKLTAVDLSKVMLRRNNETGKIGCLQSRPLPGRCHGYEFYSFQPF from the coding sequence TTGCAACATGTGACTAATACTTCGCGTTCAGATACGGTGGAAATGTCGCCTTCCAGCCTGACGAACTCCATCAACGAAGATTGCCGGTCGCTTCAGGCTAAGTATGATATTACCGGAAGGTTCTACGATATTCTGGATTATCCCTGGGAGAGGCAATATAGACGATGGCGGCCCGGGTTGCTGAAAGATGTACGCGGTAAAGCGCTCGAAGCCGGAGTCGGCACTGGACGCAATCTAAAATATTATCACCCAGGTGTCAAGCTCACTGCTGTTGACCTGAGTAAAGTAATGCTGAGAAGAAACAATGAGACGGGCAAAATCGGCTGTCTGCAAAGTCGACCTCTGCCAGGAAGATGCCACGGTTATGAATTCTATTCCTTCCAACCATTTTGA
- a CDS encoding hemerythrin domain-containing protein translates to MERDKTEVAEKIAKDHESIRRYIGALNLSEMTEVDAKEFFDWKLEFIWQLRDFKNRLLKHFDLEEEGGFMEDIVKVAPHLSRKVSGLKVEHDQILMSLDEILFKLKRMKKKNDTELEQVQFELNDVITSLRDHENEENILMQQAYYREFGSPG, encoded by the coding sequence ATGGAAAGAGACAAAACAGAAGTTGCTGAAAAAATTGCAAAAGATCACGAGAGCATTCGGCGATATATCGGCGCTTTAAATCTCTCAGAAATGACAGAAGTTGATGCTAAAGAATTTTTTGATTGGAAACTGGAGTTCATCTGGCAATTGCGCGACTTCAAGAATCGCCTATTAAAGCATTTTGATTTGGAAGAAGAAGGCGGCTTTATGGAGGACATTGTAAAGGTTGCTCCTCATCTCTCTCGAAAAGTTAGTGGACTGAAAGTAGAGCATGATCAGATCTTGATGAGCTTGGATGAAATTTTGTTCAAGTTGAAACGAATGAAGAAAAAAAATGACACGGAATTGGAACAAGTTCAATTTGAACTGAATGATGTCATCACCTCTCTACGTGATCACGAAAATGAAGAAAATATTCTGATGCAACAAGCCTATTACCGTGAATTTGGTAGCCCTGGCTAA
- a CDS encoding cation transporter, producing the protein MKSANHVDSDKEILTDSEQHLKFAIRLSLGVGFLMLILKINASVITGSAAILSDAAESVVHMLAVSFAAFSLWLSMKPADKTHLYGHDRISFFSAGFEGAMIIVAGLYILYESIEKWLTGHHLENIEEGIGFIVLATVINGGLGWYLIRQGKKYHSIVLEANGKHVLTDSWTSLGVIVALLLTLWTGWLPFDPIIAILVAINILWSGSKLVRRSVGGLMDEADPNVNKKLREILQKATKEYDIRFHRLRHRNAGNKLVIEFHLLFHKDIPISKAHQQATCLEKAIIDSFPMQTEVTSHLEPIEGHDESHS; encoded by the coding sequence TTGAAAAGCGCAAATCATGTAGATTCAGACAAAGAAATTTTGACCGATTCCGAACAACATTTGAAATTTGCCATACGGTTATCGCTTGGCGTCGGTTTCTTGATGTTGATCCTCAAAATCAATGCATCTGTGATAACTGGATCGGCCGCGATTCTTTCTGACGCAGCGGAATCCGTGGTGCACATGCTCGCTGTTTCATTTGCTGCCTTCAGCCTGTGGTTAAGCATGAAGCCGGCAGACAAGACCCATCTTTACGGCCATGATCGGATTAGCTTCTTCTCTGCGGGGTTTGAAGGCGCCATGATTATTGTTGCCGGGTTATACATTCTTTACGAATCCATTGAAAAATGGCTAACTGGACACCATTTGGAAAACATTGAGGAGGGCATTGGCTTTATTGTGCTTGCTACTGTAATCAATGGAGGCCTGGGTTGGTACCTCATTCGACAAGGAAAAAAATATCACTCCATTGTCCTTGAAGCCAATGGTAAACACGTTCTGACGGACAGTTGGACAAGTCTTGGCGTAATTGTGGCCTTGCTTTTGACGCTCTGGACAGGTTGGTTGCCATTCGATCCGATTATCGCTATCCTTGTGGCGATAAACATCTTGTGGTCTGGTTCAAAGCTTGTGCGACGTTCCGTTGGTGGACTGATGGATGAGGCCGATCCAAACGTTAATAAAAAGCTCCGCGAAATTCTGCAAAAAGCAACTAAAGAATACGACATTCGATTTCACCGCCTTCGTCACCGAAATGCAGGCAACAAATTAGTCATCGAGTTTCATTTGCTATTTCATAAAGATATCCCTATTTCTAAAGCCCACCAACAAGCGACATGCCTTGAAAAGGCAATCATAGATTCATTTCCTATGCAAACTGAAGTAACCAGCCATCTTGAGCCTATCGAAGGACATGATGAATCACATTCTTAA